A genomic window from Salvia miltiorrhiza cultivar Shanhuang (shh) chromosome 5, IMPLAD_Smil_shh, whole genome shotgun sequence includes:
- the LOC131025767 gene encoding zinc finger BED domain-containing protein RICESLEEPER 2-like has product MSLQESTLIPAPLQNHSDGQAAGIHVNQLDPNHEVETEIREKNQDNPYMTKKRKRTSKVWDDFKEITDVKGNVKAECIHCKTRLSVNKTGCTTHLARHSAKCTAKQIHSTKGQQIISITMSMAQKEAVSSVTNFKYDHSKIREVLSHMIIVHELPFRFPEYELFNLLMKSATPLYNKISRATAKKDCWASYELEKKRLMNELKGVSRVSVTTDLWTSDQNISYMVVTGHYVDSNWNLQKRTLNFCDIPPPHTGVVISDVLQRCFREWGIEEKVWTITLDNASNNDVAVRILKENLLFRHTLPLGGQIFHVRCCAHILNLLVKDGLSSIQDVISKVRESVKYVAASEARVIMFGEIAKQLELSSKKLVLDCVTRWNATYFMLSCALEFKAVFPRYQQRDPSYTTLPSEEEWEKVRIVCSFLEDFHEITELISGINIFTLHS; this is encoded by the coding sequence ATGTCGCTTCAAGAATCAACCCTAATTCCAGCGCCACTTCAGAATCACAGTGATGGACAAGCAGCTGGTATCCATGTAAATCAACTAGATCCGAACCATGAGGTTGAGACAGAGATTAGAGAAAAGAATCAAGACAATCCCTACAtgacaaagaaaagaaaacgcACATCCAAAGTGTGGGATGACTTCAAAGAGATCACTGATGTAAAAGGAAATGTGAAAGCCGAATGCATTCACTGCAAGACACGGCTATCAGTCAACAAGACTGGTTGTACAACTCACTTGGCTAGACATAGTGCCAAATGCACTGCTAAACAAATTCACAGCACGAAAGGCCAACAAATTATCAGCATCACAATGTCTATGGCTCAGAAGGAAGCGGTGAGCTCTGTCACTAATTTTAAGTATGACCACTCAAAGATCAGAGAGGTACTTTCACACATGATTATTGTGCATGAGCTCCCATTTCGATTTCCTgaatatgaattatttaatttgttgatGAAGAGCGCCACTCCCCTATATAATAAGATTAGTCGTGCAACAGCAAAGAAGGATTGTTGGGCCTCTTATGAGTTGGAGAAGAAGAGATTGATGAACGAATTGAAAGGTGTTAGTAGAGTAAGTGTGACTACAGACCTTTGGACATCAgatcaaaatatttcatatatGGTTGTCACAGGTCACTATGTGGATTCAAATTGGAATTTACAAAAGCGCACTTTGAACTTTTGTGATATTCCACCACCACATACGGGAGTCGTGATAAGTGATGTGCTGCAAAGATGCTTTCGAGAGTGGGGTATTGAGGAAAAAGTTTGGACAATCACTTTGGATAATGCTTCCAACAATGATGTAGCTGTTCGGATATTGAAAGAAAATCTCTTGTTCAGACACACTTTACCTCTTGGTGGTCAAATATTTCACGTGAGATGTTGTGCGCACATTCTTAATCTTTTGGTCAAAGATGGATTATCTTCTATTCAGGATGTGATCTCCAAAGTGCGTGAAAGTGTGAAGTATGTGGCAGCATCAGAGGCACGTGTGATCATGTTCGGTGAAATTGCAAAGCAGTTGGAATTATCTTCGAAGAAGCTTGTCTTGGATTGTGTAACAAGATGGAATGCAACATATTTTATGTTGTCATGTGCTTTGGAGTTCAAAGCTGTTTTTCCAAGATATCAACAAAGGGATCCTTCATATACTACATTGCCGAGTGAGGAGGAATGGGAGAAAGTGCGCATTGTTTGTTCTTTCCTTGAAGATTTTCATGAGATCACTGAACTCATCTCAGGTATTAATATATTTACTTTGCACTCATAA